One stretch of Flavobacterium sp. 9 DNA includes these proteins:
- a CDS encoding TetR/AcrR family transcriptional regulator: MASKDRILRQKEETRTNILEAAYAIVKEEGWQGLSMRKIADKIEYTAPIIYEYFSNKDAILNELTGKGFLKLAKELQQARDKFEKPEDQLEAMWMAYWDFAFTDTEMYQVMFGVQMNCCSQRCSAAEAPYKLFTAVIGEIMKNSNPSEDIIKQKYFTFFSVIHGLIAINIINKSDIMATINAQILKDAISGIIKSIQ; the protein is encoded by the coding sequence ATGGCAAGTAAAGATCGAATTTTAAGACAAAAAGAAGAAACAAGAACTAACATTCTTGAGGCTGCTTATGCTATCGTTAAAGAAGAAGGATGGCAAGGTCTGAGCATGAGAAAAATTGCTGACAAAATTGAATATACGGCTCCTATTATTTATGAATACTTTTCAAATAAAGATGCCATATTAAATGAACTAACCGGAAAAGGTTTTCTTAAGCTGGCGAAAGAACTTCAGCAAGCTCGAGATAAATTTGAAAAACCCGAAGATCAATTAGAAGCCATGTGGATGGCTTATTGGGATTTTGCTTTTACAGATACCGAAATGTATCAGGTAATGTTTGGTGTGCAAATGAACTGTTGTTCTCAAAGATGTTCTGCTGCCGAAGCACCATATAAACTGTTTACTGCAGTTATTGGTGAAATAATGAAAAACAGTAATCCAAGCGAAGATATAATCAAACAAAAGTACTTTACTTTCTTCTCTGTTATTCATGGTTTAATTGCAATCAATATCATTAACAAAAGTGATATTATGGCAACTATAAATGCTCAAATCTTAAAAGATGCCATTAGTGGTATCATAAAATCAATACAATAA
- a CDS encoding efflux RND transporter periplasmic adaptor subunit — MNAENVRIPQNLNNKNVQQIKTNMKMKNVIITSFILALVLSSCADKSQAPAAPAPPLLPVLAISSENTTTDAEYPASIQGTVDVEIRPQVSGNLERVFVDEGAYVNKGQTLFKINERPFREQLNNALANLHAAEAALINANLEVDKLTPLVQNKVVSDYQLKTAKASQKIAAANIEQAKAMVGSAKINLGYTNVTAPVSGYIGRLPKKQGSLVSATDVEPLTNLSDVHEVFAYFSLGETDFINFKAQYAGSSLGDKIKKLPPVTLILADNNAYPQTGKIDMVDGQFDKTTGAITIRATFPNAGGTLRSGNTGRIRLGLQHDDAILVPQSATVEMQDKVFVFTVGKENKVNKMPITVIGKSGTNYLIKDGVKSGDQIVLSGIDKLQEGQVIQPEKASTAKVAQIINKK, encoded by the coding sequence ATGAATGCCGAAAATGTCAGAATACCACAAAATTTAAATAATAAGAATGTCCAACAAATTAAAACCAATATGAAAATGAAAAATGTAATTATAACCAGTTTTATTCTGGCACTTGTGTTAAGCAGTTGTGCAGATAAGTCGCAAGCTCCAGCAGCTCCAGCGCCACCATTATTACCTGTTTTAGCAATATCAAGCGAGAACACTACTACAGATGCTGAATATCCTGCTTCGATACAAGGAACTGTTGACGTAGAAATTCGCCCACAAGTAAGCGGAAACCTTGAAAGAGTTTTTGTAGACGAAGGGGCTTACGTAAATAAAGGTCAAACTTTATTCAAAATAAACGAACGTCCTTTCCGTGAGCAATTAAACAATGCTTTAGCAAATCTCCATGCTGCCGAAGCTGCTTTAATAAACGCAAACTTAGAAGTTGATAAATTAACTCCTTTAGTTCAAAACAAAGTAGTTTCTGATTATCAATTAAAAACTGCTAAAGCTTCTCAAAAAATTGCCGCTGCAAATATCGAACAAGCAAAAGCAATGGTAGGATCTGCCAAAATTAATTTAGGATATACAAACGTAACAGCCCCTGTTAGTGGTTACATTGGGAGATTACCTAAAAAACAAGGAAGTTTAGTTTCTGCAACAGATGTTGAACCTCTAACAAATTTATCTGATGTTCATGAAGTATTTGCTTACTTCTCTTTAGGAGAAACAGATTTCATCAACTTTAAAGCACAATATGCTGGAAGCAGCCTTGGCGATAAAATCAAAAAATTACCTCCTGTTACTTTAATATTAGCAGATAACAACGCATATCCTCAAACCGGAAAAATTGATATGGTTGACGGTCAATTTGACAAAACTACCGGAGCGATTACAATTAGAGCAACTTTCCCTAATGCTGGCGGAACTTTACGTTCAGGAAACACAGGAAGAATTCGCTTAGGTCTTCAACATGACGATGCTATTTTAGTTCCACAATCGGCTACGGTTGAAATGCAGGATAAAGTATTTGTTTTCACCGTAGGAAAAGAGAATAAAGTAAACAAAATGCCTATTACAGTTATTGGTAAAAGTGGTACAAACTACCTTATCAAAGACGGTGTAAAATCTGGTGATCAAATTGTTTTAAGCGGTATCGATAAACTTCAGGAAGGACAAGTAATTCAGCCTGAAAAAGCATCTACTGCAAAAGTTGCCCAAATAATTAATAAAAAATAA